From the Hevea brasiliensis isolate MT/VB/25A 57/8 chromosome 13, ASM3005281v1, whole genome shotgun sequence genome, the window ACATAGGTAATTATTGCACTGAAGAAGAAATCTGCAATATTGTGATATGaattccttcttcttcttttctttcttttttttttttttttttttaatgtaaactGGGTTGCTCAACCTTCATTGTTTTTTAATGTAAACTGGCTTCAGGTTAGCTATGGTGATACACTTAGGCGTTTCAATGCTCGTATTGATGAGAATGGACAGCTTGATCTGGACATGAATGGACTAAGGGCAAAAATCATTGGTCTCTTAAATTTCCCTCTTGATGCTGATCTTACTCTGACTTATGTTGATGAAGATGGTGATGTTGTTACACTTGTTGATGATGATGATCTGCTTGATGTGATGAAACAAAGCCTGAAATTCTTGAGGGTTAATGTACAGCTCAACAATGATAAATATGGTAAATCTTATGCTAAATCCAGTGGTAGTTCTACCCCCAAGAGATCTCCTCGAGTCCAGTGCCCATTGCCAAACATCAACATTGGTGCCGCTGATATGCTGAAATCTGTGCCTGAGCCATTACGTGAGGCTTTGTGTGAGTTGCTTTCAAAAATATCCCTTGACTTGACTTCAAAAATAGTTGCTCCCAATCCTGTCTGCGCTGAGATTGTTGACTGCTTGTCAAAAATGGGACAAACCATCCTAAATCCACCTCAGCAGTTTCAAGCTGGCGCAAGTTCAAGCAACCAAACAGGGGCTACAGAACACCCAATGGCTTCAGTAGTGCCTGGTGAGGCAAGTGCTACCAATGATGAACCTAGCCGAGAGGTGAGGATTGCAAATGTGACTAGAACTGCGGGTGTGCCTGCTCCTGTTGATTTGAATCTGGATCCTCCTTGTGATTCCAATCCATCTGGATGTGCAAATGCAATCTCTGCACCAACACCTCATCTTGATGACAAGAAAGAAACTAAGAAACAGAATGCTGGTCAGCCAAGTGACAAATCTGTTGCTATTGGTGCATCCTCTAGCTCTACTCATTCAGCTTTAGCAAGGTCACTTGGTAATGAATGTCCATTTAGTGGAATGCCTGTGGTAAATGACTCATCTGTTCCTCCCTTTATACTGCATCGAATTAGTTCATCTAGGAGGAGCAATGGTCGCAATGATGCCATGGTTGGCATGTTCCATAGAGGTGTCCAGTGTGATGGTTGTGGGGTTCATCCCATTACTGGACCTCGGTACAAGTCCAAAGTGTAAGGAGTTTATCTAAAATTTTGGTGTTCTTTTTGTAAAGACAATATCAAATATAGAGATGATCTCATTTTCTCTTTCTGTTCTTGCAGAAGAGAGGATTATGATCTTTGCAGCATCTGCTTTGCAGAAATGGGTAATGAAGCTGATTACGTAAAGATGGACAGGCCAGCGTTTTATCGACATCCACGGTCATTCAGGGGGTTACATGATCCTGTATCTAGACTTCTCACCTTTAGTTTCATGTCTGTGTGGCTAATATAGTcctttgatttaatttttacTGACTTGTTTtcgtttccttttctctctcctaAAAAGGCACAGAATTACTGGGTTGGGCCCCCATCACCATCACCTGTCACGAGACATTGTGGAATAAAGCCAGTTCGAGCCAAGTTGGACAGCCGCTTCATTTTGGATGTGAATTTATTGGATGGCACGATGATGGCTCCATCCACTCCATTTACCAAGATTTGGCGGATGCGTAATAGTGGCAGCATTGTGTGGCCTCAGGGAGTACAGCTTGTGTGGATTGGGGGAGACAGATTCAGCCATGCAGATTCTGTTGAGTTGGAGGTAGCATCTTCAGTTCCTTGAATTACTATTTTCCcttaattttattatttgttgCAAATTTATTTGTTATATGAGTTCATTTAGTGGTTTTATGAATACTTGGCAGATTCCTGCTGATGGTGTGCCTGTGGATGGGGAACTTGACATTGCAGTTGATTTTACTTCTCCTGAATTACCTGGTCGATATATTTCATACTGGAGGATGGCATCCCCATCAGGCACAAAATTTGGTCAACGTGTTTGGGTTCTTATCCAGGTAATTTCAGTTTTAGCATTTCCCTTCTAACTTTCAGGATGTGTGCATAATATTGACTTATATTATACATTATTTGTTCTTTAGGACTTTCAGGATGTGTGCATAATATTGACTTATATTATACATTATTTGTTCTTTAGGTTGACAATTCCATGAAAGACTCGGTTAATGGAGTTAGAGGTTTGAACTTGAATTTACCCCCTGACTGTGCTGGCTCCAAAAGCCCTCAAATAATAGATGTGAATCTGCAGCCTGCAATGGATAGTAGTTTTCTGGAGCCTTGCAATTCTACCTCAGTTCCAGTGCCCATGGTTGATGTTGGGCAGACTAAGAAGGACCAGGAGCTGAATTTCCCTATAAATGATACATTGTTAGTTGGTGATGGTGTTTCCACACCTGCTCCTAATCAGGTCCCCTCTTCTGTGTCATATCCTATTATAGACTTGTCTGAAGTAGCCCCTGTTGGACCCACAGAAGCCCTTCCTGCTATGGATGTCCCAGCTTCATCTGAGGAGGTCATTGTAAATGATGCTGTTGAGATGTCTCTTCTTAAGGAACTTGAGGAGATGGGCTTTAAGCAGATTGATTTGAACAAGGAGATCTTGAGGATGAATGAGTACAACTTGGAACAGTCAGTGGATGATCTCTGTGGTGTTTCTGATTGGGATCCAATTCTTGATGAGTTGCAGGAGATGGTAAGTCTATGGAAGGCGTGCATTTTGATCTTATTTTTAAGTAGTTGAGGATTGGTTGTCTTTCAATAATGAATCTTGGTTTATCTTTTAAATAAAGCTTGTACTGGAGCAGGGGCTTAGTGTTTCTGATGCATGCATTGTGGTTGCAGGGCTTTTCTAACAAGGAAATGAACAGGAAGCTGCTGAAGAAGAACAATGGGAGTATCAAGCGTGTAGTGATGGATCTGCTTACTGGGGAGAAAGCTTAATACGATACTCCTAATCTCAGGGTCGATATACTAATGGATATCAGAAATAAATGTAGTTATAATTATGTGGATGCAACTCGTTAAATGTTCAGGCTTTTTATGGATTCTCTAAAAATTGCTCAGGATGATGAGCAATTCAGACCTTTTAGTAGTGGACGGAATTCTGGCTGAACATATTTTATGCTATGCAGAATGTGGATAAATATGTTTAGAACTTGTTTATTTATTGTGGTCTCATGAATTGCGTAGTTGTCTCATAAATCTGTATATGGTTAACGGTGTGGTCCTGTCTTGTGTGCATTGTAGATTAGTCTACGGCTGTCCGTGCCTTTGGTTTGTTTATTTATGGAAGTCTGGGTTTGCTGTAGTGCTGGAATGGTGCTTCTTCCATTGGTGTTTATCTTGTACCAATAATTAATTGTGTGCATAATTGGAATCCCTTGGTGAAGGATTAGAATTTAGCCGCTCAGTCATAGGCTTTGATTGGAGCCCCTTCTTTTGGTCTGCTTGTGGTCCTTATAGGCGAAATATCGGTGTTGAATAAAACCAATATCCCAATTGTATTCTGAATGCAAGCGAAATGACATTAGTCATTCTTCAGTTGCTCGTAATTGCTTGAATGTGAAGTTACTTTTTATGAATCAACTATTATAAAAATTAGAGTCGAGAAATTTATTTATACACCACAACGACAATAAGGATTGGTTgatcataaaaaaattttgagGTGCAGGGTAAAAGAAGGAGCTTTTATTTAGTGAAAGGAAGGAAGAATGCAGGTGGAAGGTGAAGCAATTGTGTCcccatttgttcttgatttagttTATGGCTCCCAAAGTCTTTTTTTGTAATATTCACAAAATATCTCCTCTCTTTGTTTTGCAATCTATAGGTTATGATttcattctctttttttttttgttaaatatcatttaaaatgtTGTAGAAAAGAGCAATTTTAAAAATGATTGCATTTCACTCATCAAATTTAAGGCGTTATTACGGCACCGTTTAATAGCTCTTCAGATTCTTCCTAATGCAAAAAAGGAATCAAGCAGAGCACACGTTTTTCCTTTTCTTCATTTCATGGGACTGCTTCGAGGAATTTAACGCAATGCTTCACACAATCCTCGAATAACAATTTCAAGTTCACTGGCAGAATGTATTCAATAGCAAAATTGTGTTGTCAGTGGTCGAATAAGAGGGAGGATAAATACTTGGTGCCGCAAGAGACATA encodes:
- the LOC110661303 gene encoding protein JOKA2, encoding MESTLVIKVSYGDTLRRFNARIDENGQLDLDMNGLRAKIIGLLNFPLDADLTLTYVDEDGDVVTLVDDDDLLDVMKQSLKFLRVNVQLNNDKYGKSYAKSSGSSTPKRSPRVQCPLPNINIGAADMLKSVPEPLREALCELLSKISLDLTSKIVAPNPVCAEIVDCLSKMGQTILNPPQQFQAGASSSNQTGATEHPMASVVPGEASATNDEPSREVRIANVTRTAGVPAPVDLNLDPPCDSNPSGCANAISAPTPHLDDKKETKKQNAGQPSDKSVAIGASSSSTHSALARSLGNECPFSGMPVVNDSSVPPFILHRISSSRRSNGRNDAMVGMFHRGVQCDGCGVHPITGPRYKSKVREDYDLCSICFAEMGNEADYVKMDRPAFYRHPRSFRGLHDPAQNYWVGPPSPSPVTRHCGIKPVRAKLDSRFILDVNLLDGTMMAPSTPFTKIWRMRNSGSIVWPQGVQLVWIGGDRFSHADSVELEIPADGVPVDGELDIAVDFTSPELPGRYISYWRMASPSGTKFGQRVWVLIQVDNSMKDSVNGVRGLNLNLPPDCAGSKSPQIIDVNLQPAMDSSFLEPCNSTSVPVPMVDVGQTKKDQELNFPINDTLLVGDGVSTPAPNQVPSSVSYPIIDLSEVAPVGPTEALPAMDVPASSEEVIVNDAVEMSLLKELEEMGFKQIDLNKEILRMNEYNLEQSVDDLCGVSDWDPILDELQEMGFSNKEMNRKLLKKNNGSIKRVVMDLLTGEKA